The proteins below are encoded in one region of Oncorhynchus nerka isolate Pitt River linkage group LG15, Oner_Uvic_2.0, whole genome shotgun sequence:
- the LOC115143597 gene encoding globoside alpha-1,3-N-acetylgalactosaminyltransferase 1-like encodes MVLFPLCKLLSGSVRVTKKQLVLYCLLLSLLVYFLRWRRTVLKVDTHPLPLSLEAESGSVVRDIVVGSVEEQQQRLPLETSWGAPLVWGDSDGSAWRRAEFAHRSVRTGLLTLAVGPYGHFLRRFLSSAELYFLPGNTVVYYVLTDSPRALDPPTPLGPGRELRVVPVAEMPGWERLAQGRMALLAAAIKEPVRHEVEYVFCMDVDQELVAPVGTEILGELVAALHPELYGMPRHTFPYEHEPASLAHVEEDEGDYYYTSELYGGLCADVYAMAQACSQLILQDQEKGLSARGLEESYLNRYLINRRPTCVLSPEYSWWDSALAADVPTRRVVSLGRQCDSLEPQKRQEQDC; translated from the exons ATGGTGCTGTTCCCACTCTGCAAACTGCTCTCAG GGTCAGTCAGAGTGACCAAGAAGCAGCTGGTCCTGTACTGTCTGCTCCTATCTCTGCTCGTAT ACTTTTTAAGATGGAGGAGAACAGTGCTCAAGGTGGACACgcaccctcttcctctttctctggaGGCGGAATCAGGAAGTGTGGTCAGAGACATAGTGGTGGGCAGTGTGGAGGAACAGCAACAGCGCCTCCCGCTGGAGACATCCTGGGGCGCTCCTCTGGTGTGGGGCGACTCTGACGGCTCAGCGTGGCGGAGGGCCGAGTTTGCCCACCGCAGTGTCCGCACAGGCCTGCTGACGCTCGCCGTGGGGCCCTACGGCCACTTCCTACGCCGCTTCCTCTCCTCGGCCGAGCTCTACTTCCTGCCCGGTAACACCGTGGTCTACTACGTCCTTACGGACAGCCCTCGCGCCCTGGATCCCCCGACCCCGCTGGGCCCTGGCAGAGAGCTGAGGGTGGTCCCTGTGGCAGAGATGCCCGGCTGGGAGCGTCTGGCCCAGGGCCGCATGGCCCTGCTGGCGGCTGCCATTAAAGAGCCGGTTAGGCACGAGGTGGAGTACGTCTTCTGCATGGACGTGGACCAGGAGCTGGTGGCCCCGGTGGGAACTGAGATCCTGGGGGAGCTGGTGGCCGCGCTGCACCCGGAGCTCTACGGCATGCCCCGCCACACCTTCCCGTACGAGCACGAGCCCGCCTCGCTGGCGCACGTGGAGGAGGACGAGGGCGACTACTACTACACGTCGGAGCTGTACGGGGGTCTGTGCGCTGATGTGTACGCCATGGCCCAGGCCTGCTCCCAGCTCATCCTCCAGGaccaggaaaaggggctgagtgCTCGTGGACTGGAGGAGAGCTACCTCAACCGCTACCTGATCAACCGCAGGCCCACCTGTGTCCTCTCGCCCGAGTACAGCTGGTGGGACTCAGCCCTGGCCGCCGACGTACCCACAAGAAGAGTGGTGTCCCTGGGGAGGCAGTGTGACTCCCTGGAGCCACAAAAGAGACAGGAGCAGGACTGCTGA